In a single window of the Streptomyces sp. NBC_00285 genome:
- a CDS encoding sensor histidine kinase, whose translation MTALSAELFVHPALFYSGEGEYLHGTVPFVRAGLKAGEPVAVAVPGPNLAILRTALGEDAAHVTFLDMTEAGRNPGRIIPKVLRAFADAHRQTRVRIIGEPIWAGRSTVEYPACVQHEALINPAFQGRDVTILCPYDADRLEEQVLTDAYATHPLVISGGKERTSSAYDPEHVVARYNQPLEQPAQATELVFDADRLPGARHFAVEQATRFGLSAVSLEDVALVVAELTTNSVVHGGGSGTLRMWADGGQVVCEVRDHGHLNDPLAGRRPPARDQLGGRGLLLVNSLAHLVRIHTGPDGTIVRCYISQH comes from the coding sequence ATGACGGCCCTCAGCGCCGAGCTGTTCGTCCACCCCGCCTTGTTCTACTCGGGCGAGGGGGAGTACCTGCACGGCACGGTGCCTTTCGTCCGCGCCGGTCTGAAGGCCGGGGAGCCGGTGGCGGTGGCCGTGCCGGGACCGAACCTCGCCATCCTCAGGACCGCCCTGGGCGAGGACGCCGCACACGTGACGTTCCTCGACATGACCGAGGCGGGACGCAATCCCGGACGGATCATCCCGAAGGTGCTGCGCGCCTTCGCGGACGCACATCGCCAGACGCGGGTGCGGATCATCGGTGAACCGATCTGGGCCGGCCGCAGCACCGTGGAATACCCGGCGTGCGTGCAGCACGAGGCACTGATCAACCCGGCATTCCAAGGCCGGGACGTCACCATCCTGTGCCCCTACGACGCCGACCGGCTCGAAGAGCAGGTACTCACCGACGCGTACGCGACGCATCCCCTGGTCATCTCCGGAGGCAAGGAACGGACCAGCTCCGCCTACGACCCCGAACACGTGGTCGCACGCTACAACCAGCCTCTGGAGCAGCCGGCGCAGGCCACGGAACTCGTCTTCGACGCCGACCGGCTGCCGGGCGCCAGGCACTTCGCGGTCGAACAGGCCACGCGGTTCGGTCTGTCCGCTGTCAGCCTGGAGGACGTGGCCCTCGTCGTGGCCGAGCTGACCACCAACAGCGTCGTGCACGGCGGCGGCTCTGGCACCCTGCGGATGTGGGCCGACGGCGGCCAGGTGGTGTGCGAGGTGCGCGACCACGGGCACCTGAACGATCCGCTGGCCGGCCGTCGCCCACCCGCACGGGACCAACTCGGCGGCCGGGGCCTGCTGCTGGTGAACTCCCTCGCCCACCTCGTGCGCATCCACACCGGCCCCGACGGCACCATCGTTCGCTGCTACATCAGCCAACACTGA
- a CDS encoding alpha-glucosidase C-terminal domain-containing protein: MRTPSSRRLTPEGFRAPNIPPDACVEQGERAVLFTLPGTPVLFYGEELGMGENLAAEGRQAVRTPMQWTPEKGAGFSTASPDTLPNPLVDGAFGPRKINVYEQSRDPDSLLSRMRSFIERYRGSPELAWGGYRLVETGEQAVLAHVCRAGDGTVLAVHNFADRPLTVRLEIHEAGAGEQLTDLLDEKHTALKASEDDLFRVDLPAYGYRWLRVGTPADDPERVACG; the protein is encoded by the coding sequence GTGCGCACGCCGAGCAGCCGGCGGCTGACCCCTGAGGGCTTCCGCGCCCCGAACATCCCGCCGGACGCCTGCGTCGAACAGGGCGAGCGCGCGGTGCTGTTCACCCTGCCGGGCACCCCCGTCCTCTTCTACGGCGAGGAACTCGGCATGGGCGAGAACCTTGCCGCCGAGGGACGTCAAGCCGTACGCACTCCCATGCAATGGACCCCGGAGAAGGGCGCGGGGTTTTCCACCGCATCGCCGGACACGTTGCCCAATCCGCTGGTGGACGGGGCGTTCGGTCCCCGGAAGATCAACGTGTACGAGCAGAGCCGTGACCCCGACTCACTGCTCAGCCGCATGCGTTCCTTCATCGAACGCTACCGGGGGAGCCCCGAACTGGCCTGGGGTGGCTACCGCCTGGTGGAGACGGGGGAGCAAGCGGTGCTGGCACACGTCTGCCGTGCAGGCGACGGCACGGTACTGGCCGTGCACAACTTCGCGGACCGGCCCCTCACCGTACGGCTGGAGATCCACGAGGCCGGAGCGGGCGAGCAGTTGACGGACCTGCTCGACGAGAAACACACCGCTCTCAAGGCGTCCGAGGACGATCTGTTCCGCGTCGACCTGCCTGCCTACGGTTACCGGTGGCTCCGTGTCGGCACCCCGGCGGACGACCCCGAAAGGGTTGCTTGCGGCTGA
- a CDS encoding MFS transporter, translating into MSRATHSSTPADPRRNRGPDVRHAPPFSGAPRATEPSAESVPGPSGAEPVYRWRWLALAAVLVAEAMNLLDATIVQVAGPVIHTDLGGASAAIPWFSASYTLAFALGLLTGARLGDIAGRRRVFRVGVAAFAATSLACALTPDAEALIGLRALQGAAAALIIPQTFGLIRAMFDGDELPKALGAIGPVMGLSAVLGPVLGGVLTHADVFGSSWRAVFLVNLPLAVAVLAIAPRLREDRAPSRPRLDPAGTVLAMTGTALMVCPLATGTPGPVAWAVAAAGTVVLALFVAHQRRTARLGRAPLIEPALLRGRAFPAALATSTLFFAVMNAVMITVVLHLELGLGRGPLTAGLTLLPWSTGLAVGSWAAGSCLVPRHGTRVMHAGIATLATGLAGAVLAYRASAPDAYPVALPFALAVAGLGTGLFTPPFFTTALRGVGPQETGSAAGLLNAVQQLGGTLGVAVVGGIYLAGADAPRAAAQAALATAGAILAATAIAAAVMTSRRATGPATSPPHS; encoded by the coding sequence ATGTCCCGCGCCACGCACAGCAGCACACCCGCCGACCCGCGCCGGAATCGGGGTCCGGATGTGCGCCACGCACCGCCCTTCTCCGGGGCCCCGCGCGCGACCGAGCCGTCGGCTGAGTCCGTGCCCGGGCCGTCGGGGGCGGAGCCCGTGTACCGGTGGCGGTGGCTCGCCCTGGCCGCGGTGCTGGTCGCCGAGGCCATGAACCTCCTCGACGCGACGATCGTCCAGGTCGCCGGCCCGGTCATCCACACCGACCTCGGCGGCGCGAGCGCCGCCATCCCGTGGTTCAGCGCCTCGTACACACTCGCGTTCGCGCTCGGGCTGCTGACCGGCGCCCGGCTGGGCGACATCGCCGGCCGTCGCCGTGTCTTCCGTGTCGGCGTCGCCGCGTTCGCCGCCACCTCGCTCGCGTGCGCGCTCACCCCGGACGCCGAGGCGCTGATCGGACTGCGCGCACTGCAGGGCGCCGCAGCGGCACTGATCATCCCGCAGACGTTCGGGCTGATCCGCGCGATGTTCGACGGCGACGAACTGCCCAAGGCACTCGGCGCCATCGGCCCGGTCATGGGCCTGTCCGCGGTGCTCGGGCCGGTGCTGGGCGGAGTCCTGACGCACGCCGACGTGTTCGGGTCGTCGTGGCGCGCGGTGTTCCTCGTCAATCTTCCCCTTGCCGTCGCCGTGCTGGCGATCGCGCCGCGACTGCGTGAGGACCGCGCCCCGTCCCGCCCGCGCCTCGACCCCGCCGGGACCGTGCTGGCGATGACGGGCACCGCCCTGATGGTCTGCCCGCTGGCCACCGGCACCCCGGGCCCGGTGGCATGGGCCGTCGCCGCGGCGGGCACTGTCGTCCTCGCACTGTTCGTCGCCCATCAGCGCCGTACCGCCCGCCTGGGCCGGGCCCCGTTGATCGAACCGGCACTGCTGCGGGGCCGCGCGTTCCCGGCGGCGCTGGCCACCTCAACGCTGTTCTTCGCCGTCATGAACGCCGTCATGATCACCGTGGTGCTGCACCTGGAACTGGGCCTCGGCCGCGGCCCGCTCACCGCGGGTCTGACACTGCTGCCGTGGTCGACCGGCCTGGCCGTCGGGTCATGGGCCGCGGGGTCCTGTCTGGTCCCGCGCCACGGAACCCGCGTCATGCACGCCGGCATAGCCACCCTCGCCACCGGCCTGGCCGGGGCCGTCCTCGCCTACCGGGCGAGTGCGCCCGACGCGTACCCCGTGGCCCTGCCGTTCGCCCTTGCCGTCGCGGGCCTGGGCACCGGGTTGTTCACGCCACCGTTCTTCACCACTGCGCTGCGCGGTGTCGGGCCGCAGGAGACCGGCTCCGCCGCGGGGCTCCTCAACGCCGTCCAACAACTCGGCGGCACGCTGGGCGTCGCGGTCGTCGGCGGCATCTACCTCGCCGGCGCGGACGCGCCGCGCGCCGCCGCGCAGGCGGCCCTGGCCACAGCCGGGGCGATCCTGGCGGCGACCGCGATCGCCGCCGCCGTGATGACCTCCCGCCGCGCCACCGGTCCCGCGACGTCGCCGCCGCACTCCTGA
- a CDS encoding Lrp/AsnC family transcriptional regulator: MLVLDDLDRGLIHALQVDGRAPFTLVADVLGSSTQTVVRRYRRLYAEGGLRVVALPAPRSSGSHQWFVRLTAATRSAHDIAVALARRPDTSWVRLTSGGTEIVAIIHTTPAGPDAHALLLRDIPRTAGITAVSAHYLLHTYFGGPTAWRGRVHALDAVQQARLRAESGAGPGPDAAPAHVTAVARGEQTAGSGPEPEAPVYLLTDADRRLLDALRDDARISYADLAAATGSTAPTVARRLTELRARGALFFDVDIDPALLGITVSALLWMQVAPSRLDDVATALAGHEELAVVAATTGPTNLVAHALCRDAEELHHYLTRKVALDAITRIETAPVLRTYKAAATLRTG; encoded by the coding sequence ATGCTCGTACTGGATGATCTGGACCGTGGCCTGATCCACGCGCTGCAGGTGGACGGGCGGGCGCCGTTCACGCTCGTCGCCGACGTGCTCGGCTCCTCCACGCAGACCGTGGTGCGCCGCTATCGCCGCCTGTACGCGGAGGGCGGCCTTCGCGTGGTCGCGCTGCCCGCGCCGCGCAGCTCCGGCAGCCACCAGTGGTTCGTGCGGCTGACCGCCGCGACGCGTTCCGCGCACGACATCGCGGTCGCGCTCGCGCGCCGCCCCGACACCTCGTGGGTACGGCTGACCTCCGGCGGCACTGAAATCGTGGCGATCATCCACACCACGCCCGCAGGCCCGGACGCCCACGCGTTGCTGCTGCGCGACATCCCGCGCACCGCAGGGATCACCGCGGTCTCCGCGCACTACCTGCTGCACACCTACTTCGGCGGGCCGACCGCGTGGCGCGGCCGTGTCCACGCCCTCGACGCCGTACAGCAGGCGCGGCTGCGGGCCGAGAGCGGCGCAGGTCCCGGACCGGACGCCGCTCCCGCGCACGTCACCGCGGTGGCCCGAGGCGAGCAGACGGCAGGATCCGGGCCGGAACCGGAGGCGCCCGTGTACCTGCTCACCGACGCCGATCGGCGGCTGCTCGACGCACTGCGCGACGACGCCCGTATCAGCTACGCCGACCTCGCTGCCGCGACCGGCTCGACCGCGCCCACGGTGGCCCGCAGGCTCACCGAACTGCGTGCGCGCGGCGCGCTGTTCTTCGACGTGGACATCGACCCGGCGCTGCTGGGCATCACCGTCTCAGCGCTGCTGTGGATGCAGGTGGCGCCATCCCGCCTGGACGATGTCGCCACCGCGCTGGCCGGGCACGAGGAGCTGGCGGTGGTCGCGGCGACGACCGGTCCGACGAACCTGGTCGCGCACGCGCTGTGCCGTGATGCTGAGGAACTGCACCACTACCTGACCCGGAAGGTGGCGTTGGACGCGATCACACGGATCGAGACCGCGCCGGTGCTGCGCACGTACAAGGCCGCTGCCACGTTGCGGACCGGCTGA
- a CDS encoding DUF6131 family protein — MIALGIILLVIGFLTGISILWTLGIILAVIGAAFWIMGSMGHAVAGRRHYW; from the coding sequence ATGATCGCCCTCGGCATCATCCTGCTTGTCATCGGTTTCCTGACCGGCATATCGATCCTGTGGACCCTCGGCATCATCCTCGCCGTGATCGGCGCCGCGTTCTGGATCATGGGGTCCATGGGCCACGCGGTCGCCGGCCGACGCCACTATTGGTGA
- a CDS encoding alpha/beta hydrolase — protein MTAPIPVYFIHGLWLHSTSWQPWVDLFRQEGYEPSAPGWPGDPDTVAEARANPESIADHGIDDVVEHYAALIAELPAPPVLIGHSFGGMIAQKLLGQNRAAAAVAIDAAQIKGVLPLPLSALKATLPVFRNPANKRRAVSLSAEQFRFAFGNAVSEEESAALYERWTIPAPGKPLYEAASANFNPHSPAKVATENSGRGPLLLISGGKDHTVPETVTRATLKQYRHSDAVTDIIGFPDRGHSLTIDGGWREVAETVLTWLGRQNLEVAR, from the coding sequence ATGACCGCGCCGATCCCCGTCTACTTCATCCACGGGCTGTGGCTGCACAGCACCTCCTGGCAGCCGTGGGTCGACCTGTTCCGTCAGGAGGGTTACGAGCCGTCCGCCCCGGGCTGGCCCGGCGACCCCGACACTGTCGCGGAAGCCCGCGCGAACCCGGAGAGCATCGCCGACCACGGCATCGACGACGTCGTGGAGCACTACGCGGCACTGATCGCCGAGCTGCCCGCGCCGCCGGTCCTGATCGGCCACTCGTTCGGCGGCATGATCGCGCAGAAGCTGCTCGGCCAGAACCGCGCCGCGGCGGCCGTAGCGATCGACGCCGCGCAGATCAAGGGAGTCCTGCCGCTGCCCCTGTCGGCGCTCAAGGCGACGCTTCCGGTGTTCCGGAACCCCGCCAACAAGCGTCGTGCGGTGTCCTTGAGTGCCGAGCAGTTCCGGTTCGCCTTCGGCAACGCGGTCTCGGAGGAGGAATCCGCGGCCTTGTACGAACGCTGGACCATCCCCGCCCCGGGCAAGCCGCTCTACGAGGCGGCGTCGGCCAACTTCAACCCGCACTCTCCGGCGAAGGTCGCCACCGAGAACTCCGGACGGGGCCCGCTGCTGCTGATCTCGGGCGGCAAGGACCACACCGTTCCCGAGACCGTCACCCGCGCCACCCTCAAGCAGTACCGGCACTCCGACGCGGTCACCGACATCATCGGCTTTCCCGATCGGGGGCACTCCCTGACCATCGACGGGGGCTGGCGTGAAGTCGCCGAAACGGTGCTGACCTGGCTGGGACGGCAGAACCTGGAGGTCGCGCGATGA
- a CDS encoding SDR family NAD(P)-dependent oxidoreductase: MTSSTFRPSAFDLGLAGRSAVVTGAGRGIGLAVVEGLLGAGTRVVAGSRSRTDALDSLVKGGAELTVVELDLADREAPAALVAEAVAVYGGVDVLVNNVGAVRPRVDGFQAVSDADWEWALTINFMAAVRATRAALPHLITSGDGRIVTVSSVNARLPDPLVIDYSAAKAALTNFCKALSKQVGSEGVRVNTVSPGPVETALWKGAGGVAATVGQSLGVDPGEVARNAAGAAATGRFTTPAEVADVVLYLASRRSGNITGADFVIDGGMIDAL, from the coding sequence ATGACGTCGAGCACGTTCCGGCCCTCCGCCTTCGACCTCGGTCTGGCCGGGCGGAGCGCCGTGGTCACCGGCGCGGGGCGCGGGATCGGTCTGGCGGTCGTCGAGGGCCTCCTCGGAGCCGGCACCCGCGTCGTCGCAGGGTCCAGGAGCCGCACCGATGCCCTCGACTCCCTGGTCAAGGGAGGTGCTGAACTCACCGTCGTGGAGCTGGACCTGGCCGATCGCGAGGCCCCGGCCGCGCTGGTCGCGGAGGCGGTCGCCGTATACGGCGGCGTCGACGTGCTGGTGAACAACGTCGGCGCGGTCCGCCCCCGCGTGGACGGCTTCCAGGCCGTGTCCGACGCCGACTGGGAGTGGGCCCTCACCATCAACTTCATGGCCGCCGTGCGGGCCACCCGTGCCGCGCTGCCCCACCTGATCACGAGCGGCGACGGACGGATCGTCACCGTCTCCTCGGTCAACGCCCGACTGCCCGATCCGCTGGTCATCGACTACAGCGCCGCCAAAGCGGCCTTGACGAACTTCTGCAAAGCCCTGTCCAAGCAGGTCGGGTCGGAGGGAGTCCGCGTCAACACGGTGAGTCCCGGGCCGGTCGAGACCGCGCTGTGGAAGGGAGCCGGTGGCGTCGCAGCCACCGTCGGGCAGTCGCTGGGAGTCGATCCGGGCGAGGTGGCCCGCAACGCCGCAGGAGCAGCGGCGACCGGCCGGTTCACGACCCCGGCCGAGGTCGCCGACGTCGTGCTCTACCTGGCAAGCCGGCGCTCCGGGAACATCACCGGCGCGGACTTCGTGATCGACGGCGGCATGATCGACGCCCTCTGA